The following are encoded together in the Geobacter sulfurreducens PCA genome:
- a CDS encoding LysM peptidoglycan-binding domain-containing protein: MSKTFEDFLTALAQKESSRRYDIENYSGYLGKYQVGEYALIDAGYYLHDGTGARKNAEGKYVDNDWIGHWTGRKGVKSKVDFLSAPEAQEDAIRHHVANLWKQIKALHLDLYEGTTVNGIVITKSGMIGGAHLKGVGGLKSYLKSAGRNIPKDGNGTSIEHYVSTFGGYDIESILKEACGATDNAENHRAMTTVGQSRSKTKLAKKHVGNGGNAQHYVVRPGDTLSRISRMHNLSVAEILTVNPSITDRNRIAVGQKLVIPSDKTASHSYGKTPYAPASHPQVGSTPRQPWWGETFVGGFRKKWN, from the coding sequence GTGAGTAAGACGTTTGAGGATTTTTTGACTGCTTTGGCACAGAAAGAGTCGAGCAGGAGATATGACATCGAAAACTACAGTGGCTATTTGGGTAAGTACCAAGTGGGGGAGTATGCCCTGATCGATGCGGGATATTATCTCCACGATGGAACGGGCGCCAGGAAAAATGCAGAAGGCAAATACGTTGACAACGATTGGATCGGTCACTGGACGGGACGGAAGGGCGTTAAGAGCAAGGTGGATTTTCTCTCTGCCCCTGAAGCCCAGGAAGACGCAATCCGGCACCACGTGGCCAACCTCTGGAAACAAATCAAAGCGTTGCATCTGGATTTGTACGAGGGCACAACGGTCAACGGGATCGTTATCACGAAATCGGGAATGATCGGAGGAGCCCATCTGAAGGGGGTCGGAGGGCTGAAAAGTTATCTCAAATCTGCAGGCCGCAACATTCCGAAAGATGGAAACGGCACGTCCATTGAACACTATGTGTCAACGTTTGGTGGCTATGATATTGAGAGCATTCTGAAGGAGGCATGCGGAGCAACCGACAACGCAGAGAATCACCGAGCCATGACCACTGTTGGTCAATCCCGATCAAAGACTAAATTGGCGAAAAAGCATGTTGGAAACGGGGGCAACGCTCAACATTATGTTGTAAGGCCTGGAGATACCCTGTCTAGAATTTCCCGCATGCATAACCTCTCAGTGGCCGAAATACTTACGGTTAATCCCTCAATAACCGACAGGAACCGGATAGCTGTCGGACAGAAGTTGGTAATCCCTTCGGACAAAACTGCCAGTCACAGTTACGGCAAGACACCCTATGCGCCTGCATCACATCCTCAAGTTGGCTCAACACCTCGGCAACCGTGGTGGGGAGAAACATTTGTCGGAGGATTCCGCAAGAAATGGAACTGA